The following proteins are co-located in the Calliphora vicina chromosome 2, idCalVici1.1, whole genome shotgun sequence genome:
- the LOC135950595 gene encoding uncharacterized protein LOC135950595, whose amino-acid sequence MSALIRNADRLAELEAHISIIPIGEHRIGSLSSNEKELNRLWEAVRSAYDTLLIEAEQLKTPQIVEVKARYMASYSTCTRGISMITTYLDNLKTAAQAEKFIDQEINSMSFVHLPPCDTPIFYGDYQNWPSFRDMFSALYGNNPRLTPVQKLYYLLQKTAKDAHDVIQTVPLNNDGSAVAWKKLVDTYENKDALINEQLRTLLSIKPIIHETSPNIKNLQRILNDCITNLSLLEVTPEIFYRVILL is encoded by the exons ATGTCCGCATTGATTCGTAATGCCGATCGTTTGGCAGAATTGGAGGCTCATATTTCGATAATACCCATCGGTGAACATCGAATTGGTTCGTTAAGTAGCAACGAAAAAGAATTAAACCGTTTATGGGAAGCTGTTCGTTCAGCATACGATACTTTGCTGATCGAAGCTGAACAATTGAAAACCCCACAGATTGTTGAGGTGAAGGCCAGATATATGGCTTCTTACAGTACATGTACTCGTGGTATCTCCATGATAACCACCTATTTGGACAATTTAAAAACCGCTGCTCAGGCAGAAAAGTTCATTGATCAGGAAATAAATTCAATGTCATTTGTTCATTTACCCCCTTGCGACACCCCTATTTTCTATGGTGACTATCAGAACTGGCCTTCATTCCGAGACATGTTCTCAGCTTTGTATGGCAATAACCCCCGTTTAACCCCTGTACAGAAATTGTACTATTTGCTGCAGAAAACTGCAAAGGATGCTCATGATGTCATACAAACTGTTCCATTAAATAATGATGGCTCTGCAGTGGCATGGAAAAAATTAGTTGATACATATGAGAACAAGGATGCTCTTATAAATGAACAGCTTCGAACTCTTTTGAGTATTAAACCCATTATCCATGAAACAAGcccgaatattaaaaatctgcaACGAATTCTTAATGATTGTATTACGAATCTTTCACTATTAGAAGTTACCCCGGAAATATTTTATCGCGTTAT tttactttga